A region from the Misgurnus anguillicaudatus chromosome 7, ASM2758022v2, whole genome shotgun sequence genome encodes:
- the ptpreb gene encoding protein tyrosine phosphatase receptor type Eb isoform X1: MMVLFLVSAAVISNSSSHGNLTTESPGSQGSHVLASGLITSVLLIIFLFLIAYILRFREQRKDLVASVDKKVPNGFLEDQEQTVVLLPRSPSPSKRYFPIPLDSLEEEFRLRLADDGKLFREEFNSLPCGFGCGTFEEASREENREKNRYPNILPYDHSRVLLSHIDGYMGSDYINASYIDGYREKNKFIAAQGPKPETLGDFWRMVWEQKSTTIVMLTNTRERKEEKCYQYWPEQGCWIYGCVRVAMEDVTVLVDYTIRKFCVQHHAADGCRPPRLVTQLHFTSWPDFGVPLSPIGMLKFLKKVKSVNPAHAGPIIVHCSAGVGRTGTFIVIDAMMDMMHSEGRVDVFGFVSRIRKQRCQLIQTDMQYSFIYQALLEHYLYGDTELDIASLEGHLHKLHNTHAHMDRVGLEEEFRKLTNVRIMKENMRTGNLPANMRKNRVLQIIPYDFNRVILSMKRGQEFTDYINASFIDGYRQKDYFIATQAPLAHTLQDFWRMVWEWKCHSIVMLTELKEREQEKCVRYWPAEGSVSFGEYVLELKRDALCDTFSIRDLLLSYAPEKQTRLIRQFHFHGWPEIGIPSEGKGMIEIIAAVQKQQQQSGNNPIVVHCSAGAGRTGTFIALSNILERVKAEGLLDVFQTVKSLRTQRPHMVQTVEQYDFCYRVVQDFVDIYSDYANFK; encoded by the exons AGTCTCCAGGATCTCAGGGCTCACATGTCTTAGCCTCAGGACTCATCACCTCTGTCCTCCTCATCATTTTTCTTTTCTTAATCGCTTACATTCTGCG GTTTAGAGAACAAAGGAAGGATCTTGTCGCCTCAGTTGACAAGAAGGTGCCAAATGGCTTTTTGGAAGATCAAG AACAAACGGTGGTTCTTCTCCCCCGATCGCCCTCTCCATCAAAGCGTTATTTCCCCATCCCGCTGGACTCCCTGGAGGAGGAGTTTCGCCTACGCCTGGCAGACGATGGCAAACTCTTCAGAGAGGAATTTAAC TCTTTGCCCTGCGGCTTCGGCTGTGGAACCTTTGAAGAGGCGAGCCGAGAGGAGAACAGAGAGAAGAACAGATATCCAAATATTCTGCCCT ATGATCATTCTAGAGTGCTGCTGTCACACATAGATGGATATATGGGCTCAGACTACATAAATGCCTCTTACATTGAT ggtTACAGGGAAAAGAACAAATTTATTGCAGCTCAAG GTCCAAAACCAGAAACACTTGGGGATTTTTGGAGGATGGTTTGGGAGCAGAAGTCTACCACTATAGTCATGCTGACCAACacaagagagagaaaagag GAAAAGTGTTATCAGTACTGGCCCGAGCAGGGCTGCTGGATTTACGGCTGTGTCAGGGTGGCAATGGAAGATGTCACAGTCTTGGTGGACTACACGATCAGGAAGTTCTGTGTACAGCAT CACGCTGCTGATGGTTGCAGACCTCCGAGGCTGGTCACTCAGTTGCATTTTACCAGCTGGCCTGACTTTGGGGTACCCCTCTCTCCTATTGGCATGCTTAAGTTTCTTAAGAAAGTTAAGAGTGTGAACCCGGCCCATGCTGGACCAATCATAGTGCACTGCAG TGCTGGAGTTGGCAGGACCGGGACATTCATTGTGATTGACGCTATGATGGATATGATGCACTCTGAGGGAAGGGTGGACGTCTTCGGCTTTGTATCCAGGATAAGAAAACAGCGCTGTCAGCTCATTCAGACCGAC ATGCAGTATTCATTTATTTACCAGGCACTTTTGGAGCATTACCTGTATGGTGACACCGAGTTAGACATCGCCTCGCTGGAGGGACACCTTCACAAACTGcacaacacacacgcacacatggaCCGAGTGGGTCTGGAGGAAGAATTCAGA AAACTGACAAATGTTCGCATAATGAAGGAGAACATGAGAACCGGAAATCTGCCTGCCAACATGAGAAAAAACAGAGTACTGCAGATCATCCCAT ATGACTTCAACAGGGTAATATTATCCATGAAAAGAGGGCAAGAATTTACAGACTACAtcaatgcatcttttatagat GGTTACAGGCAGAAGGATTACTTCATTGCCACTCAGGCGCCTTTGGCTCACACATTGCAGGACTTCTGGCGTATGGTGTGGGAGTGGAAATGCCACTCTATTGTCATGTTGACTGAACTAAAGGAGAGAGAGCAG GAGAAATGTGTACGCTACTGGCCAGCAGAGGGCAGTGTTTCTTTTGGAGAGTATGTGCTAGAGCTGAAAAGAGATGCTCTTTGTGACACTTTCAGCATCCGAGACCTGCTGCTGTCATATGCACCA GAGAAACAAACTCGTCTTATCAGACAGTTCCACTTCCATGGCTGGCCCGAGATCGGAATCCCCTCAGAAGGAAAGGGAATGATTGAGATTATTGCTGCAGTGCAGAAACAGCAGCAGCAATCTGGAAACAACCCTATAGTGGTGCATTGCAG TGCTGGTGCTGGTCGGACCGGAACCTTCATCGCCCTCAGCAACATTCTAGAACGAGTAAAAGCCGAAGGtttactggatgtttttcagACTGTGAAGAGTTTACGCACTCAGAGGCCACATATGGTTCAGACTGTG GAACAGTATGACTTCTGCTACAGAGTGGTGCAAGATTTCGTCGATATCTACTCTGACTATGCTAATTTTAAATGA
- the ptpreb gene encoding protein tyrosine phosphatase receptor type Eb isoform X2, whose translation MRKNFRFWFREQRKDLVASVDKKVPNGFLEDQEQTVVLLPRSPSPSKRYFPIPLDSLEEEFRLRLADDGKLFREEFNSLPCGFGCGTFEEASREENREKNRYPNILPYDHSRVLLSHIDGYMGSDYINASYIDGYREKNKFIAAQGPKPETLGDFWRMVWEQKSTTIVMLTNTRERKEEKCYQYWPEQGCWIYGCVRVAMEDVTVLVDYTIRKFCVQHHAADGCRPPRLVTQLHFTSWPDFGVPLSPIGMLKFLKKVKSVNPAHAGPIIVHCSAGVGRTGTFIVIDAMMDMMHSEGRVDVFGFVSRIRKQRCQLIQTDMQYSFIYQALLEHYLYGDTELDIASLEGHLHKLHNTHAHMDRVGLEEEFRKLTNVRIMKENMRTGNLPANMRKNRVLQIIPYDFNRVILSMKRGQEFTDYINASFIDGYRQKDYFIATQAPLAHTLQDFWRMVWEWKCHSIVMLTELKEREQEKCVRYWPAEGSVSFGEYVLELKRDALCDTFSIRDLLLSYAPEKQTRLIRQFHFHGWPEIGIPSEGKGMIEIIAAVQKQQQQSGNNPIVVHCSAGAGRTGTFIALSNILERVKAEGLLDVFQTVKSLRTQRPHMVQTVEQYDFCYRVVQDFVDIYSDYANFK comes from the exons ATGAGAAAGAACTTTAGATTTTG GTTTAGAGAACAAAGGAAGGATCTTGTCGCCTCAGTTGACAAGAAGGTGCCAAATGGCTTTTTGGAAGATCAAG AACAAACGGTGGTTCTTCTCCCCCGATCGCCCTCTCCATCAAAGCGTTATTTCCCCATCCCGCTGGACTCCCTGGAGGAGGAGTTTCGCCTACGCCTGGCAGACGATGGCAAACTCTTCAGAGAGGAATTTAAC TCTTTGCCCTGCGGCTTCGGCTGTGGAACCTTTGAAGAGGCGAGCCGAGAGGAGAACAGAGAGAAGAACAGATATCCAAATATTCTGCCCT ATGATCATTCTAGAGTGCTGCTGTCACACATAGATGGATATATGGGCTCAGACTACATAAATGCCTCTTACATTGAT ggtTACAGGGAAAAGAACAAATTTATTGCAGCTCAAG GTCCAAAACCAGAAACACTTGGGGATTTTTGGAGGATGGTTTGGGAGCAGAAGTCTACCACTATAGTCATGCTGACCAACacaagagagagaaaagag GAAAAGTGTTATCAGTACTGGCCCGAGCAGGGCTGCTGGATTTACGGCTGTGTCAGGGTGGCAATGGAAGATGTCACAGTCTTGGTGGACTACACGATCAGGAAGTTCTGTGTACAGCAT CACGCTGCTGATGGTTGCAGACCTCCGAGGCTGGTCACTCAGTTGCATTTTACCAGCTGGCCTGACTTTGGGGTACCCCTCTCTCCTATTGGCATGCTTAAGTTTCTTAAGAAAGTTAAGAGTGTGAACCCGGCCCATGCTGGACCAATCATAGTGCACTGCAG TGCTGGAGTTGGCAGGACCGGGACATTCATTGTGATTGACGCTATGATGGATATGATGCACTCTGAGGGAAGGGTGGACGTCTTCGGCTTTGTATCCAGGATAAGAAAACAGCGCTGTCAGCTCATTCAGACCGAC ATGCAGTATTCATTTATTTACCAGGCACTTTTGGAGCATTACCTGTATGGTGACACCGAGTTAGACATCGCCTCGCTGGAGGGACACCTTCACAAACTGcacaacacacacgcacacatggaCCGAGTGGGTCTGGAGGAAGAATTCAGA AAACTGACAAATGTTCGCATAATGAAGGAGAACATGAGAACCGGAAATCTGCCTGCCAACATGAGAAAAAACAGAGTACTGCAGATCATCCCAT ATGACTTCAACAGGGTAATATTATCCATGAAAAGAGGGCAAGAATTTACAGACTACAtcaatgcatcttttatagat GGTTACAGGCAGAAGGATTACTTCATTGCCACTCAGGCGCCTTTGGCTCACACATTGCAGGACTTCTGGCGTATGGTGTGGGAGTGGAAATGCCACTCTATTGTCATGTTGACTGAACTAAAGGAGAGAGAGCAG GAGAAATGTGTACGCTACTGGCCAGCAGAGGGCAGTGTTTCTTTTGGAGAGTATGTGCTAGAGCTGAAAAGAGATGCTCTTTGTGACACTTTCAGCATCCGAGACCTGCTGCTGTCATATGCACCA GAGAAACAAACTCGTCTTATCAGACAGTTCCACTTCCATGGCTGGCCCGAGATCGGAATCCCCTCAGAAGGAAAGGGAATGATTGAGATTATTGCTGCAGTGCAGAAACAGCAGCAGCAATCTGGAAACAACCCTATAGTGGTGCATTGCAG TGCTGGTGCTGGTCGGACCGGAACCTTCATCGCCCTCAGCAACATTCTAGAACGAGTAAAAGCCGAAGGtttactggatgtttttcagACTGTGAAGAGTTTACGCACTCAGAGGCCACATATGGTTCAGACTGTG GAACAGTATGACTTCTGCTACAGAGTGGTGCAAGATTTCGTCGATATCTACTCTGACTATGCTAATTTTAAATGA